Below is a window of Thermofilum sp. DNA.
GGGATTCTCACCCCTTCCACTGCCTTCCTCCTAAGCAGGGTGTCGTGCGTCCCACCCCTACGCTCGAACGCCTCGACGAGGTAATCCCCGTAGTCCCGCCCCAGAGCCTCGATGTAGCGTTTCTTCGAGATATCAGCGTCCCAGTTGATACCCCACACCTCTCCCACACGCTCATCCTCTAAGGCTTTATTCTCCTCGACCCACTTCCACCAGCCCTGATTTAGAACGCAGTCGTCGTCGAGGAACATTAACCACTCCTCGCTGAAGTTCTCGAAGAAGGTGTCGAGTGCCGTCTGCCGCGCCGTCGCCCGGGTGGGGTGGCTCCAGCCCTGTGGGAGCCGGGAGCGCGTCGCAACAAGCTCTTTGCCATTTTCCTCTGCGAACCTCCTCACAGCCTCTGCTGTCTTCTCCGAGGAAGAGTCATCCACCAGGATGACGCTGTAGTAGGGAACCTGGAGCGATGCTTCGAGAACTTTCAGAAACACATCCTCGCCAACGCGCTCAACACTGTCCTTCACGATCATTGAGAGCACAGCTTTAACCATGCAACTCAAGGAGTAAGGGGAGAGGAATAAAAAAAGTATCACTGGCGATTCTCCGTAAGAGGATCTAACGTGTTGTGTCTCCGAGTTAGCCATCTGAGGCTGCTGAGAGCGCTGTATACAGAACGAAGATGTTTATCAGAAGCCCTACGTTTTAAACCTCTTTTTGCGACTTGAACTGCAGCATATCCTAAGAATGTAGCTCGCAGCGGTTAAGGCGAGGAGAATATTACACCGAACTACCGCGTAGACCAGGAGAGATAAGACGGGCGCGTACCCGAGGTATAACGCGTGTCTCGGGTTGCGAGCAAGGTAAGTTATAAAGGGCCTAAGCCCTGGCTTCAGGTCTAAGCATAGGGCTTTAGCCTTACCCTTCTTCCTCAGCCCTTTCATAAGCTCTGAAAGCGGCTTGCCAGTGAAGATATCAACTCCAGGGTCGCTTGTGAGGTTCAAGTCTATGGCGCGCACTCCCTCATCGAGAAATACGCGGAAGCCCAATGCCCTCGCTCTCCAGCAGAAGTCTAAATCTTCGTAGAGAGTGAGGTCAGGATCGAAGCGCACCTTTTCCAAGGTCTCCTTCCTTATTAGAGTGGCGCTCATCGTTACAGCCGGCACTTCTACTACTCCTCCGGCAGCGCCACACCGCATTTTGTCGAGCTCCCGCCACCCCTCCTCAGCGTTTCTCACAGCGAGAAAACTCACCGGGGCCGAGATGATGTCAGCCCCCCATTTCGATCGCCGAGCCGACAAGCCTCTCCAGAGCGCAAGGCTGCATGATAACATCGCTGTCCCAGAAGAAGGCGAAATCCCCTCGCACACGTGATATGCAGATGTTCCTTGCCTCCGGGATCGTGCTTGGCTGAACGATTATCTTGTAGCCTGAGAACCCAGCTGTGGAAAGCAGATCCCTGCAGATCTTAACCGTTCTGTCCGTGCTGCCACCATCAACTACGACGACGTACAGCCTATCTTTCGGGTAGCTCTGCGAAATAAGGCTGCGCAGAGCTTCGCTGATAACTCTTTCCCTGTTGAGCGTGATGATGCAGACGGTAACGAGCGGTTTGCTGGCAGGCATTTCGCTGGCCATCCAGCCACCGGCGACAGTTGTAATGTATCGGTAAATATTTAGCTGAAACATTGCATACCTTTCCGCTCCGGCTTTGCCTATTTGCACTAAACGCCGGTTGCTCGATTAACTAATAAGCTTCTAGTCTCTCTCAGGAGAATATAGCTTGCTAGAAACTTCTCCAAAAGCTTTCTCTTTTGCTAGCTCAGCTGCCTGGCTTGGGTGTATTTCTCTCTATTTTGCTGCCTAATCCGATCGCGAACAGCCGCTGTGCCCGGTGGGAGCTCCAGCACTCCAAGTCCTACCTCTTGCTTACAGGTTCTCACGCGCTTCGATGGAGGCTTCGATTCGAGTTCAGAAGAACCAGAGAGTGCAGGTCAGAGTTCTAGCGCTCTTCTCAACCAGGAAGAGAAGCAGGGGGAGCCTACTGCTGCGAGGTTTTCTTCGGGGCGGGCGGCTTAGACGCGCTAGCAACGCTCACCTTCTACATTCTCTGCTTTCTGACAGCCCTGGGCCTGGAGGAGGTAGATTTTGAAGGATCCTTCCTTCAGGAGGTAGAGGTCTCCACAGTCGAGCTCTAGCTCAGCGAAGGTCACGAGGATAAGCTTGCCAGTACTGTTGAGAAGGCTGCACGCTTTCACGCTCAAGGGTGTAGCATCCCAGATCAGTGCGGAGGGGGTGGGGTTGCGCACCGCTAAGTGCACCCACCTAGCCACGTTCCCGTTTTCAGCGAGGACCGGAGCTCCCGGCGGGTTCTCCAGGAAGTATTCGGCCACTTCTGCCAGCTGCTCTGCGCTGGGAGGGCTGGGTCCGAAGAACGAGGGAACCTCTCTGAGGCTTGAAGTGTATTTGGCTGCCTGGCCTAAGGAGAAGGCGTTGAGCGTGCTGGGCAAAGCCACTAGAAGGAGGTAGGCGGCGATAATCCTCCTATCTTTTGTAGCGCCAACGAGCCCGGCGGCTGCTAGGGTGGAGGCGAGAGGTGCTGCGCCGATCAGGAACCTGTACCACGTGGTCACCGCGGTGTAAGGAGCTATCAGCGGAGATAGGCCGGCAGACATCAGAGCTGCTAAAACCAGTTTAGTGTACTTCAAGCCGGGTCTCGCGAGAGCCAGAGCCGCGAAGGGCAGAGTTAAGCCGTAACCAGCCGCCAGGTAGCTCGCAGCCTCGCCTGTAACTGCCACAACGTCCGCGTAGGCCGCCATGCCTGGGAAGGCGACTCCAGTATACTCGCTGGGAGCTACGAGCCGCGTGAAACCCCAGTACCAGAGCTCGAGGGCGGTCGAAGCGGCCAGAGCCGCGGCACCGGTCGCAATCGACGCGGCATCGCGGCGCCTCATAGCGCTTACTACGTAAGCTAGGGACAGAATGATAGCGGCGAACGCCGTCACCTCGTGGCTCATCGCAGCGAGCACGACGAGCGCAGCCGCAGCGAGGCGGCTACGTGAGCTCTCGCGTAGATCGTCGATGTCGAGGCAAGCAACTGCGGAAACCAGGAAGATGGAGCCGAGAAGCTGGCGGTGGTAATCCCACGAGATCCTAAAGTTGAGGAAGTAGAGCGCCGTCAAGGTACCCGCCAGGAGGCTGGCCTTCCAGCCCAGCCTGAGGACTCTCTGAGCGTAGAGCACCGTTGAGGCAGCTAAGGTGGCGTACGCCAGCGGCGGGTAAAGCTTGAACGCTACCCAGGCGTGGCCAGCTAAGGCGGCCGGCAGCAGTACGATGTCGAGAAGCGGGGGAATGTTGCGCAAACCGCCCATCCAATAGTAAGAGGTGAAAGGGTTCAGCTTCTCCGCGAAGTCAAGGAGGTGAGCCATGTATTCGACGGTATCCCACCCCACTGGCCAGGGCCACCAGAGAATCTCAGGAGTGATCCTCCACGCGAACGCGAAGAGGAAAGCTAGGAGCACAGCCGTCCAAGGCCTCGCCGTGACCGCGCTCGCAACCGACCTCAGCCCACTAGTAAGCTGAGCCTCCACTTCCGCGAGGGTCGGGCCGCGAGCGAGTTCAAGCGGAGAGCCAACCAAGGCGTGAAGCGCGGAAGACGCAAAGATGAGGAGCGAACCCGGGAACACCCAGAAGGAGAGGCTAAGCCCGAGGGTCGTATACGGCCCGCCGAGAGGCGGGATAACGATGAAAGGAACCATGTAGAGAGCGTTAACGGCGAGCGAGCCCAGCCTACCTACAGCGACCAGCACAAGCCCCTCCAGCTCGAGCATGAGGGTTGAGTAGATGCTCGCCCTACCCCAAAAGAGCTTGAAGTCGGCGGCTGCTGTCAGAAGCGAGAACGCGGCAGCCCCCCAGATAGCGTAGTCGTAAAGCACGACATTGAATTCCGTTTCAAAGAGAGGCTTAACAGCAAACACGAGCATGAAAGCAGCGAGCGCAGGCAACGGGCGAGCTTTCATCATTATCGAGCTGCTCGAGCTATCAGGGTGCACGGTCTCCCACCAGAGAAGAAATATTTCTTTTTATCTTCAGACTAGCGAGTCTTAGTCCCCCGTACCCCAACTTTCCTTCAGCGGTACCTTTTTCTCCATCTCTCTGGCAGCCTCCTCCGCCTCCTCCAGCTCCTTAAGGGTATTAACGGACATCCAAGCCCCCTGTGGAACTACGAAGGCGTTAAGCCTCCTCCTATCCGCGAGAAGAGGCAGGAGAGTGTTCTCGAACTCTACCGCGCGCGGTGCGCTCATATCCACGACCTCCGAAAGGAGCTTCAAAGCCTGAGGCTCGAAGATGTAGAGGCCCGTGCTCGCGTAAACCCTCAGTGATGGCTTCTCCTCGAACTTTACCGCTAAGCCTAGGGCATCCACCTCTACGACACCGTAGGGAAGCTGGAGCCCCGCGACGACCGCGACGCTAGCCCAAACACCCAGCCTTCTCACAGCTTCAAGGTGGCTCGCGAGGAACCGGAGAGGCAGCGTCCCATCTAGAAAAACATCATCGGGGAAAGCTACGAGCACTCTTCTACCAGGGTCGAGGCAGCCCGTCTCCAGAGCGTGCTTTAGCGCTTTCCCCTTCCCCACCTTCGGGAGCGGCGGGTCCCTGCACACTCTCACCCTGACCCCGAACTGCACCTCGCTCGCGCGTCTCGCAACCTCCTCGTGCCTCGCCAGCACAGCGAACTCTTGAAAGCCGCTAGAAGCTAAGTAGCGGATGCAGCGGTCGAGGAGCGGCACCCCGTTCAGCGTGATCAGGGGCTTCGGCACCCCGATGAGCCCCATCCTCTTACCCTCACCACCCGCCATCACTGCGACCTGCGTGGCAGCAGCTTCTCGGCTCAGCAGCTCAAGCGCGCTCACACCTCCTACTCTGAAGACCTCTCCATTATTCTTAACTCCGCCCCCAGCGCAGGAGCGGGCAGCACCAGGAAGGCTAGACGAAGCTATAGAGCAGAGACTTACAGCTGCAACAAGCCTCCAGGAAGTTACCGGCTCTACCCGCGGCCTAACCGCTACGGAAAGGAAAATACCTAAAAGAGTAGAAATAGTCTTAACATGTTACCCGCTACTGCTTCGTATCTTTTAGCTCTCAAGCAGCAATGTTTATTTATAGGCATTCAGCTTCCCTACATTGTATGAGAATGTCGATCGTAAAATGCCTTACCCTCCTGCTTCTTATAGCTTTACTGGTTGTGGCGACAACGGTTTTCTCCGCTTCCACCTTCCCAATGGAGGTGAAGGATATAAAAACTCTTGATGAGGAAGGCAACCCTAAGACCAGCTTCAGGAGGGGCGACCTAGTCCTAGTGCAGGCGACGGTCGATTGCCCCTTCATGTTCTACGCGCCTCCCCAGTACGACTTCCTTTTCATCGTCAAGTTCGTAAACAGCCAGGGTGTAACTTTCTACTACGGCGTAATCTACGGATCCCTGCAACCGGGTAAGAGCGCAACGTACGCTGTAGGCGGAAAGATACCGGAAGGGGCACCCACGGGAACCTATAGAGCGTACATCTACGTCTGGAGCAACTGGCCAGCGTACGAGACGCCGACGGCTTACGCTGAAGTAAAGTCTGTAGACTTCACGGTGACGGGCGGCTAGAGGACTTTGAGTCTCACATCTTGAATGTAACATCATAGCCTGCGGCGCTGACCGAGGCTGGACAAGTAAGCATCCCGATGTCAGACGCGTGGGATGTACTTCGGTGTGCCGAAGAAGCTGTAGTGCGAGCAGAGCGGGAGGGGCGGACTAGGGGTCTCGAGAGGGCCACGAGCCTGCTGCATGAGACGCGGTCCCTTTTCGAGCAGAGTAAGTCCAAGGTTGCTCAGGGTAGGGCCCTAGAGGCGGCGAACTCGGCAATAAGCCCTCTAGCGATTTTCGCACCAATAGCTATAGCGATTGTCGTGGTGATCGTATTAGGCTATCTAGCGTACAGAGCAATTAAGATGAGAAGGGCTCTTAGAATCCGAATTCGCATTTTTCTTTCCTCTTAAGTTTTTTGAATGCAGTAAAGGTTATATAGTGCAAAGTAAAAGCTTCAGCGTGTTAAGGCAGCTATCCTCTTTAATCATACTGCTTTTGGTATTTCTCGGCTATTGTTCTCTCGCCTCACCTTACTCGGTGACCGCCACCCCCAGTAAAAGCGAGTACGCGCCCGGCGAGACTGTTAGCATAAGCGTTAGGATAACGCCGGCAGCGACAGTCGTGCTTTTGTGGGAGGTGAAAGACCCTTCAGGTTCTAGAAGAGATTTCGGGCAGCTCACGTGCCAAGGGGGCTCCTGTAGTTTCTCCTTTGTGACGGGCAGTAACTGGCCTACAGGAACTTACAGCGTAATAATCGCCGTTTCTGGAACCAACGATAAGGGGTATACGTCCTTTGTCCTTCGAACCCCGGCTCCTCCTCCACCACCTCCTCCACCGACCATTGACTACGAGTCGCTCGCAAGGAGCAGGATCGCCGCTGTGAACTCGTCTCTACGCGAGCTTTACGCAGCCTTGGAATCTCTATCATCGATATTGAGCCAAGTTGGCGTGGAGATAGATCCCAACTACAGGAAGCAGCTAGACAGCATCAATGAGACGCTGAGCAGAGCGGTAAGCTACTACAACGCGAAGGATTACGAGACTGCTTACTCCACCGCCAACACTGCCTTCCAGATGGTGAGCGGGTTCGTCGAGAGCTTCTCGGGCGATCTGCTGAGAGCACTAGCGATCATAGCGAGAGACCTCCAGGCTAAATCGACCGACGCCGTGACCGCTGACCTCCTTAAGAGCCTTGAGAAGGAGCTGGGTAGAGCCTCGCCGAGAGATAGCGACATACTTTCTAAGCTCTCAACCTGGAGCAGAATCCTAGTCGTAGTGGCACGCACCCTGAAAGTTCCCGAGCTCGAGGCAAGCCTAAACGAGCTAACTCTCAAGCTTGAGCGCCTCGGCGCGGCTATCAGGGCTCTTAACCAGACCAATGCTGAGCTTCAGGCGCGAATTACGGTGCTGGAACAGGAGAAACAATCTCTCTCAGATAAGCTCTCCAGCGTTCAGAAGCGCCTCGACGAAGCGACAGCCGAGATAGACCGGCTGACGCGAGCGAATGCTGACCTGAGCAGCGAGAATGCTGAGCTGAAGAAGCAACTTTCTGAGAGCTTGCCGAGGAGTACTGCGAACGCTGCTGCTATAGTCGCTGCAGTTTCAGGGTTGGGAGTAGGGATAGCTATCAGCAGGCTAGTAAGAAGAAAGCGGGTTAGCAAGTAGAAGAAAGCCGTCCGTGGGCGGCTAAACGTGAAAGTCGGGAAGCTAGCGAGAGCCTTACCCCTCGTGATAGGTGTAGCTTTTTTCGCTTACGCGTCTTTAGGCTGCAGTGATGGGCTGCGCGCTTACGCTGGCTACTGGGCTCTCAGCAGCCCTCTTAAGCCGGCTGACGACAGGCACGGCTCGCCCGTCGTAATTGTCTCGGTTAGGGAGCTGGGAGAGAGCGTTAAGGTGACCCTGCTGAGAACGTACTCCCTGCCCGGCCTTCTCGACTCTACAGTTGATGTGAAGCTCTACCTGGAGGATGGGACAGTATCTGTCACTAGGGTTAAGGTACGTCAACCACTAGGGACGCTGCAGGAGCTCTGGTTTCTTGGCGGCGGTCATCCCATCAAGTGCACGGAGGTAAGCGTGCGCGTAGACGGGGTGGAAGCAGCGAGGTGGAGCACTTGTCAAGGTTAGGCGCCGCCACGTCTGCAGCCGGGCTAGCGGCACTGGGCGTCAGTGCTGTTCTAGCGTGGACTTACGCGGTATCTCTTCTCCTACCCAGCTGTCCATCCCAGGAGGGCGGGGTCGTTGTGCGCCTTATAACCCTCCCTCTCGGCGAAGCGGGCGTACTCTTGTGGGCTCTCCTCCTGGTAGTAGCCTCGAAAGGCTTGGTGGAGTCGTGGGGGTGGCTCGCAGTATCGGCTCTCGCTGCCGGCTTCTCCTCGATTCTCGTCGGCGACCCGTTCCTCCTGGCTATGCTCTCCGCTGCTTACGTGGTTCTCGCAGCTTTCAGGAACCTGAGGCGCTGCCTGGAAGCGGTAGCAGCTGGAGTAGTAGCGGTGGAAGCCCTGTCGATCGCCTACCTTTTAGCCAGAGCTTACGCGGTTAAGCTGCCGCTGCCTCCTGCGCTCCCGTACCACCTCTCTCTCTACTGTCCTCTCACCGTAGTGGCACCGCTGATCGTGCTCGCTACCGCGCTCGCATCCCTAGGGGCGCTAGCTCTCGAGAGAAAGAGCAAGGTCTATGCTCCAACCTTGGGGAGTCTCGGCCTCCTCGTAGGGCTGGCGACCTGCATCCTCCTGTGGCTAGTGATTTACGCTTCAGCGCTTAACCCGGGTGTGGAGCTTATCGGAGTAGACTCGGTGACAAGGTACTACCCTCACGCTATCACGCTCCTTGAGGGCGGGCTGCCCAGCGTTATATCGATCGGCTACGATCGACCCCTGTACTACCTTTTTCTCTACAGCCTAGCGACCGCTCTGGGTCCTTTCGAAGCAGTGAAAGCACTGCCGCTGTTCTCCCTAATCTTGCACACGCTTTCCTCTTATGCCGTAGCGAGGGAGCTGGCCGGGAGGAACGTGGCAGCGCTAGCGTCTGCGCTAGCCCCTCTAACTTACACGGCGACTGCCGGCCTTTTCGGAGGACTCTTCAGCAACTGGACAGCTCTCTCCACGGGGTTGTTCTCGGTAGCTTTCCTATCGCGGTGGCTCAAGCAGGGGAGAGCCCGGTGGCTTGCGCTGCACTACGTGATGCTGGTGGTGACTGTGGCTACCCACATCTACATGGGCGCCGTTTTCTTCGCATCCACCTCGCTA
It encodes the following:
- a CDS encoding glycosyltransferase family A protein; the protein is MVKAVLSMIVKDSVERVGEDVFLKVLEASLQVPYYSVILVDDSSSEKTAEAVRRFAEENGKELVATRSRLPQGWSHPTRATARQTALDTFFENFSEEWLMFLDDDCVLNQGWWKWVEENKALEDERVGEVWGINWDADISKKRYIEALGRDYGDYLVEAFERRGGTHDTLLRRKAVEGVRIPPELHVLEDAWLHHYVRCRGYRYVVNPVGVTHLHPPEPLTFSREKQQIKQALKVALKYGIVAESYSVPRSRLGAWLSLVRPVVGLAPTVWVHLRVYGAQGVPIAVKKQLVKLMWRYYVARSLRGDLPDVCEAIKNYHAEL
- a CDS encoding glycosyltransferase family A protein, which codes for MASEMPASKPLVTVCIITLNRERVISEALRSLISQSYPKDRLYVVVVDGGSTDRTVKICRDLLSTAGFSGYKIIVQPSTIPEARNICISRVRGDFAFFWDSDVIMQPCALERLVGSAIEMGG
- a CDS encoding sugar phosphate nucleotidyltransferase — translated: MSALELLSREAAATQVAVMAGGEGKRMGLIGVPKPLITLNGVPLLDRCIRYLASSGFQEFAVLARHEEVARRASEVQFGVRVRVCRDPPLPKVGKGKALKHALETGCLDPGRRVLVAFPDDVFLDGTLPLRFLASHLEAVRRLGVWASVAVVAGLQLPYGVVEVDALGLAVKFEEKPSLRVYASTGLYIFEPQALKLLSEVVDMSAPRAVEFENTLLPLLADRRRLNAFVVPQGAWMSVNTLKELEEAEEAAREMEKKVPLKESWGTGD